A single genomic interval of Streptococcus oralis subsp. dentisani harbors:
- the plsY gene encoding glycerol-3-phosphate 1-O-acyltransferase PlsY, with translation MMTFVLLILAYLLGSIPSGLWIGQIFFQTNLREHGSGNTGTTNTFRILGKKAGMATFVIDFFKGTLATLLPILFHLQGVSPLVFGLLAVIGHTFPIFAGFKGGKAVATSAGVIFGFAPVFCLYLAIVFFGSLYLGSMISLSSVTASIAAVIGVLLFPLFGFILNSYDPLFILIILALASLIIIRHKDNITRIKNKTENLVPWGLNLTRQKRNR, from the coding sequence ATGATGACATTTGTATTATTAATTCTAGCTTATTTGCTAGGTTCGATTCCGTCTGGTCTATGGATTGGACAAATTTTCTTTCAAACAAATCTGCGTGAACATGGTTCTGGAAACACCGGAACAACCAATACTTTCCGAATTTTAGGTAAGAAAGCGGGTATGGCAACCTTTGTGATTGACTTCTTTAAAGGAACCTTGGCCACTCTCCTTCCAATCCTTTTCCACCTTCAAGGTGTATCACCTCTTGTATTTGGACTTTTGGCTGTGATCGGACATACTTTCCCTATCTTTGCCGGATTTAAGGGGGGCAAGGCTGTCGCAACCAGCGCTGGAGTGATTTTCGGATTTGCGCCTGTTTTTTGTCTCTATCTAGCGATTGTATTCTTTGGAAGCCTCTATCTAGGTAGTATGATTTCACTATCTAGCGTTACCGCTTCTATCGCAGCCGTTATCGGAGTTCTCCTATTTCCACTATTTGGATTTATCCTGAACAGCTATGACCCTCTCTTCATTTTGATTATCCTAGCACTCGCTAGCTTGATTATCATTCGTCACAAGGATAATATCACACGTATCAAAAATAAAACTGAAAATCTCGTCCCATGGGGATTGAACCTAACACGACAGAAACGTAACAGATAG
- a CDS encoding GNAT family N-acetyltransferase has translation MKHNKQSITLREARENDKEIFVELTSALSRFNRQHHDEKSTYDDYSQVLEAIKSQALKTFENRDDGRTHIILAENHQDIVGYGLARVYDEDATADNGTGQIGLIDELFVSASVRGKGIGYMLLDDCMEWLKKTNIQRVKLHAYSWNDSAKCIYERKGFKAYAISYEKWLEE, from the coding sequence ATGAAGCATAATAAACAGTCCATTACACTTCGTGAAGCACGCGAAAATGATAAAGAAATTTTTGTCGAACTGACATCTGCTCTAAGCCGATTCAACAGGCAACACCATGATGAAAAATCAACATACGATGATTATTCGCAGGTTCTTGAAGCTATTAAAAGCCAGGCACTAAAAACATTTGAAAATAGAGATGATGGACGAACACACATTATTTTAGCTGAAAATCATCAAGATATTGTAGGTTATGGCTTGGCAAGGGTATATGATGAAGACGCAACTGCGGATAATGGAACAGGTCAAATAGGACTGATTGATGAACTGTTTGTCAGCGCCTCTGTTAGAGGGAAAGGAATTGGGTATATGTTGTTGGACGACTGTATGGAGTGGCTGAAGAAAACTAATATCCAGCGTGTTAAACTTCATGCTTACTCGTGGAATGATAGTGCAAAGTGCATTTACGAGCGCAAGGGATTTAAAGCCTACGCTATTTCCTATGAAAAATGGCT
- a CDS encoding ABC transporter permease, which produces MSKKLQQISVPLISVFLGILLGAIVMWIFGYDAIWGYEELFYTAFGSLRGIGEIFRAMGPLVLIGLGFAVASRAGFFNVGLPGQALAGWILSGWFALSHPDMPRPMLILATVVIALIAGGIVGAIPGILRAYLGTSEVIVTIMMNYIVLYVGNAFIHSFPKDFMQSTDSTIRVSANASYQTPWLSELTGNSRMNIGIFFAIIAVGVIWFLLKKTTLGFEIRAVGLNPHASEYAGISAKRTIILSMIISGALAGLGGAVEGLGTFQNVYVQGSSLAIGFNGMAVSLLAGNSPIGILFAAFLFGVLQVGAPGMNAAQVPSELVSIVTASIIFFVSVHYIIERFVKPKKQVKGGK; this is translated from the coding sequence ATGTCTAAAAAATTACAACAAATTTCGGTTCCCTTGATTTCCGTATTCTTAGGAATCTTGCTCGGAGCCATTGTCATGTGGATTTTCGGCTACGATGCTATCTGGGGGTATGAGGAGTTGTTTTATACAGCTTTTGGTAGCCTCCGTGGGATTGGAGAAATTTTCCGTGCCATGGGTCCTCTGGTCTTGATTGGTCTTGGTTTCGCTGTCGCTAGTCGGGCAGGTTTCTTTAACGTTGGTTTGCCAGGTCAAGCGCTAGCGGGATGGATTCTAAGCGGTTGGTTTGCCTTGTCGCATCCAGATATGCCACGTCCAATGTTGATTTTAGCGACTGTGGTGATTGCTCTGATCGCAGGTGGAATTGTTGGTGCAATTCCAGGTATTCTCAGAGCTTATCTCGGTACGTCAGAGGTTATCGTAACCATTATGATGAACTACATTGTTTTGTATGTAGGGAACGCCTTTATTCATTCTTTCCCGAAAGACTTTATGCAAAGTACAGACTCAACAATTCGTGTGAGTGCCAATGCTAGTTACCAGACACCATGGTTATCAGAGTTGACTGGCAATTCTCGGATGAATATCGGTATCTTCTTTGCTATCATTGCTGTTGGTGTGATTTGGTTCTTGCTCAAGAAAACGACTCTCGGTTTTGAAATCCGTGCAGTTGGTCTTAATCCCCATGCTTCAGAGTACGCTGGTATTTCAGCAAAACGTACAATCATTCTATCAATGATTATCTCTGGTGCTTTGGCTGGTCTTGGTGGAGCGGTAGAAGGTCTTGGAACCTTCCAAAACGTTTACGTTCAGGGATCATCATTGGCTATCGGATTTAACGGGATGGCAGTTAGTTTGCTTGCTGGAAATTCACCAATTGGAATTCTCTTTGCAGCCTTCTTATTTGGAGTTTTGCAAGTAGGAGCACCGGGTATGAACGCAGCGCAAGTTCCGTCTGAGCTTGTCAGCATTGTAACAGCGTCTATTATCTTCTTTGTCAGTGTTCACTATATTATCGAACGCTTTGTCAAACCTAAAAAACAAGTTAAAGGAGGTAAGTAA
- a CDS encoding ABC transporter permease — protein sequence MSITTLLTLLVSSMLIYSAPLIFTSIGGVFSERGGVVNVGLEGIMVMGAFSGVVFNLEFAEQLGAATPWISLLVAGIVGAMFSLIHAVATVHFRADHVVSGTVLNLMAPALAVFLVKVLYNKGQTDNLSQTFGRFDFPVLADIPVIGDIFFKSTSLLGYIAIAFSFLAWFILFKTRFGLRLRSVGEHPQAADTLGINVYKMRYLGVVISGFLGGIGGAIYAQSISVNFSVTTIVGPGFIALAAMIFGKWNPIGAMLSSLFFGLSQSLAVIGSQLPFLQGVPAVYLQIAPYVLTILVLAAFFGKAVAPKADGINYIKSK from the coding sequence ATGTCTATTACAACATTACTCACCCTCTTGGTCTCTTCTATGCTGATTTACTCAGCACCACTTATATTCACGAGTATCGGAGGAGTTTTCTCTGAACGTGGTGGTGTCGTTAACGTCGGTCTTGAAGGAATTATGGTTATGGGAGCCTTTTCTGGGGTTGTCTTTAACCTTGAGTTTGCAGAACAACTTGGAGCAGCGACTCCTTGGATTTCCTTGTTAGTTGCAGGTATCGTGGGAGCTATGTTCTCCCTCATCCATGCAGTCGCTACAGTTCATTTCCGTGCGGACCATGTTGTCAGTGGTACAGTATTGAACTTGATGGCTCCTGCCTTAGCAGTTTTCTTGGTTAAAGTTCTTTATAACAAAGGACAAACGGATAACTTAAGCCAGACTTTTGGACGTTTTGATTTCCCAGTTTTGGCTGATATCCCAGTGATTGGAGATATCTTCTTTAAGTCAACAAGTTTGCTAGGTTATATCGCGATTGCCTTCTCTTTCCTTGCTTGGTTTATTCTCTTTAAGACACGCTTTGGTCTTCGCCTTCGCTCTGTTGGTGAACACCCTCAGGCAGCGGATACCTTGGGGATCAATGTCTACAAGATGCGATATCTTGGGGTTGTTATTTCAGGTTTCCTTGGTGGAATTGGGGGAGCGATTTATGCTCAATCAATCTCAGTTAACTTCTCAGTGACGACTATTGTCGGTCCTGGATTTATCGCCCTTGCTGCGATGATCTTTGGTAAATGGAACCCAATTGGTGCTATGCTTTCCAGTCTATTCTTTGGACTTTCACAAAGTTTGGCAGTTATCGGTTCTCAATTGCCTTTCCTACAAGGAGTGCCAGCGGTTTACCTTCAAATCGCCCCTTATGTCTTGACCATCCTTGTCTTGGCAGCCTTCTTTGGAAAAGCAGTTGCACCTAAAGCAGACGGTATCAACTACATCAAGTCAAAATAA
- a CDS encoding aminoglycoside 6-adenylyltransferase has product MRTEPEILDLIFQTAKVLQVEAVAMSGSRTNPKAPKDEFQDYDVIYVVDDLDNLTSDLSWLDQFGTRIIEQHNVLGNRRLYLMLFEDGNRIDLTLCPTEYIQEWVDSEADYTVLQDKKGLFVPYFPSPQRYWTSLASETDFEKACNEFWWVSAYVVKGICRKQLLYATDHLYGICQQEFLKVLAWQVAADKGTIDIGKNYKYLFNYLPAEKEKEFSNLLDFSNIEKLTQSLFATMTLFHQEAQAFSLKTGFPYDKETAEKMI; this is encoded by the coding sequence ATGAGAACTGAACCCGAAATACTTGATTTAATTTTTCAAACCGCAAAAGTGCTCCAAGTCGAGGCTGTCGCCATGTCTGGTTCACGGACAAACCCAAAAGCACCAAAAGATGAGTTTCAGGATTACGACGTGATCTATGTCGTGGACGACTTAGATAATCTGACGAGTGACCTTTCTTGGTTAGACCAGTTTGGCACTCGTATCATTGAGCAGCATAATGTCCTAGGCAACCGTCGACTTTATCTGATGCTATTTGAAGATGGAAATCGGATTGATTTGACCCTCTGTCCTACGGAGTATATTCAAGAGTGGGTGGATAGTGAAGCTGATTATACAGTTTTGCAAGATAAGAAAGGCTTGTTTGTTCCCTATTTCCCAAGTCCTCAACGTTACTGGACAAGTCTAGCTAGTGAGACGGATTTTGAAAAAGCCTGCAATGAATTTTGGTGGGTGTCAGCTTACGTAGTCAAGGGAATCTGTCGCAAGCAACTACTCTATGCCACTGACCATCTCTACGGGATTTGTCAGCAAGAATTCTTGAAGGTCTTGGCTTGGCAAGTTGCAGCTGATAAGGGGACGATTGATATTGGCAAGAACTACAAGTATCTCTTTAACTATTTACCTGCTGAGAAAGAGAAGGAATTCTCAAATCTACTGGATTTTTCAAATATAGAAAAACTCACTCAGTCTTTGTTTGCTACGATGACACTTTTCCACCAAGAAGCTCAGGCTTTCTCTCTAAAGACTGGTTTTCCTTATGATAAAGAAACTGCAGAAAAAATGATTTAG
- a CDS encoding DUF4767 domain-containing protein, whose translation MKRADWIEYFELINDRKPTPEEYFSAKAAGEFVEDTGSGEEEIKSEVKEVLQTDEISDEIAGEEENDQFCEEYDESVVTANPIQTPFVVDQRGRDISFGKAIVDFFRGYWDFKGYTSRSGYWYMVLFNLLLLIISTVLPISIFNPRYLLNPFYLITGGFLYFLFWLSALIPWVAINVRRLRDVGFKGSGIFLLYVAECVPFLNILIALFLLFSVCQRADYFTKEYDSIFFRNLNQKEPLPDTSLPERKSIGGWIGVLFIFLSFIGLMAPISNYGSSHHGNTQNWNNPGTTSQSSNFTEKDSSSTSSEIYQVDLSDYEIKIHLSGESGSGVARTEVLKIPQVSFNDQEVQNFLENPTIKLSKSSGLSNGDTIEVKLILDKDKAKRLGISIIGSYHKYYTVSKLELSNSANSRNSPTSNYWNEGKAKKLANYMIEFGKNMNQPSYRQIPLSTNLYWTNGDKVSSDYQIVDAYEYWFSSGTKVHRYFFAINLDGTPKVLYSQDTNGEHYNVSETNNTDLRTSFASIVNGD comes from the coding sequence ATGAAAAGAGCAGATTGGATAGAATATTTTGAATTAATTAATGATCGAAAACCCACCCCAGAGGAATATTTTTCAGCAAAAGCTGCTGGTGAATTTGTAGAGGATACTGGGTCAGGTGAAGAGGAAATCAAATCAGAAGTAAAAGAGGTCTTGCAGACGGATGAGATTTCTGATGAGATAGCAGGTGAAGAAGAGAATGACCAATTTTGTGAAGAATATGATGAGTCTGTTGTTACTGCTAATCCAATACAAACACCTTTTGTAGTGGATCAACGAGGTCGAGACATTAGTTTTGGAAAGGCAATTGTCGATTTTTTTAGAGGATACTGGGATTTCAAAGGATACACCTCGAGAAGCGGGTATTGGTATATGGTTCTTTTTAATCTTTTATTATTGATTATATCAACCGTTCTTCCTATAAGTATCTTTAATCCACGGTATCTTTTAAACCCGTTTTATTTAATAACAGGAGGTTTCTTATATTTCTTGTTTTGGCTTTCGGCTCTTATCCCATGGGTTGCTATAAATGTGCGTCGTCTTCGAGATGTAGGTTTTAAAGGTTCTGGCATCTTTTTGTTGTATGTAGCTGAGTGCGTGCCTTTTTTAAATATCCTAATTGCATTATTCCTTTTGTTTAGCGTTTGTCAAAGAGCAGATTATTTTACTAAGGAATATGATAGTATTTTTTTTAGGAATCTCAATCAAAAAGAACCATTACCAGACACATCACTACCGGAAAGAAAATCGATTGGTGGATGGATTGGAGTTCTCTTCATATTTCTATCATTTATAGGGTTGATGGCTCCCATATCTAATTACGGGAGTTCTCATCATGGTAATACTCAAAATTGGAATAACCCGGGAACTACCAGTCAGTCAAGTAATTTTACTGAAAAAGATAGCAGCAGTACGAGTTCAGAAATTTATCAGGTAGACCTATCTGATTATGAGATTAAAATTCACCTGTCTGGTGAATCTGGATCAGGCGTTGCTAGAACAGAGGTTTTAAAAATACCTCAAGTTTCCTTTAATGATCAGGAAGTTCAAAATTTTTTAGAGAATCCAACCATCAAACTCTCAAAAAGTTCAGGTTTATCAAATGGAGATACGATTGAAGTTAAGTTGATTCTAGATAAAGATAAGGCTAAGAGACTGGGGATATCCATAATAGGAAGTTACCATAAATATTATACTGTTTCTAAATTAGAACTCTCTAACTCTGCGAATAGCAGAAATTCTCCCACAAGTAATTACTGGAATGAAGGGAAGGCCAAAAAACTAGCAAACTATATGATTGAGTTTGGGAAAAATATGAATCAACCAAGCTATAGGCAAATTCCTTTAAGCACTAACCTTTATTGGACAAATGGGGATAAAGTTTCATCTGATTATCAAATTGTAGATGCATATGAATATTGGTTTTCAAGCGGTACGAAGGTACATAGATACTTCTTCGCAATCAATTTAGATGGTACTCCAAAAGTGTTATATTCTCAAGATACAAATGGAGAACACTATAATGTTTCTGAGACCAACAATACAGATCTTAGAACTTCATTTGCTTCAATTGTCAATGGTGATTAA
- the parE gene encoding DNA topoisomerase IV subunit B: MSKKEININNYNDDAIQVLEGLDAVRKRPGMYIGSTDGAGLHHLVWEIVDNAVDEALSGFGDRIDVTINKDGSLTVEDHGRGMPTGMHAMGIPTVEVIFTILHAGGKFGQGGYKTSGGLHGVGSSVVNALSSWLEVEITRDGAVYKQRFENGGKPVTTLKKIGTAPKSKTGTKVTFMPDATIFSTTDFKYNTISERLNESAFLLKNVTLSLTDKRTDEAIEFHYENGVQDFVSYLNEDKETLTPVLYFEGEDNGFQVEVALQYNDGFSDNILSFVNNVRTKDGGTHETGLKSAITKVMNDYARKTGLLKEKDKNLEGSDYREGLAAVLSILVPEEHLQFEGQTKDKLGSPLARPVVDGIVADKLTFFLMENGELASNLIRKAIKARDAREAARKARDESRNGKKNKKDKGLLSGKLTPAQSKNPAKNELYLVEGDSAGGSAKQGRDRKFQAILPLRGKVINTAKAKMADILKNEEINTMIYTIGAGVGADFSIEDANYDKIIIMTDADTDGAHIQILLLTFFYRYMRPLVEAGHVYIALPPLYKMSKGKGKKEEVAYAWTDGELEELRKQFGKGATLQRYKGLGEMNADQLWETTMNPETRTLIRVTIEDLARAERRVNVLMGDKVEPRRKWIEDNVKFTLEEATVF, translated from the coding sequence GTGTCAAAAAAGGAAATCAATATTAATAACTACAATGATGATGCCATTCAGGTGCTAGAAGGGTTGGATGCGGTCCGTAAACGTCCGGGGATGTATATCGGATCGACTGACGGTGCGGGTCTTCATCACCTAGTCTGGGAAATAGTGGACAATGCAGTCGATGAAGCCTTGTCTGGCTTTGGTGACCGCATTGATGTGACTATCAATAAAGATGGCAGTTTAACAGTAGAGGACCATGGTCGTGGAATGCCGACTGGTATGCACGCCATGGGAATCCCAACTGTTGAGGTTATCTTTACCATTCTCCACGCTGGAGGGAAATTCGGTCAAGGTGGCTATAAGACATCTGGAGGTCTCCACGGGGTTGGTTCTTCTGTCGTTAATGCCCTTTCTAGCTGGTTGGAAGTTGAAATCACTCGTGACGGTGCAGTCTACAAGCAACGTTTTGAAAATGGCGGGAAACCCGTCACAACCTTGAAGAAAATTGGCACAGCACCCAAGTCTAAGACAGGTACCAAAGTTACCTTCATGCCTGACGCGACTATCTTTTCTACTACTGATTTCAAGTACAATACCATTTCAGAACGACTCAATGAGTCAGCCTTTCTCTTAAAAAATGTTACCTTGTCTTTGACAGATAAGCGAACAGATGAAGCAATCGAGTTCCATTATGAGAACGGGGTACAAGACTTTGTTTCTTACCTCAATGAAGACAAGGAAACCTTGACGCCAGTTCTATACTTTGAAGGCGAAGACAATGGTTTCCAAGTGGAAGTTGCCCTCCAGTACAATGATGGATTTTCAGATAATATTTTATCATTTGTCAATAACGTTCGTACCAAGGACGGTGGAACCCATGAGACAGGACTCAAGTCAGCCATTACCAAGGTCATGAATGACTACGCTCGTAAGACGGGACTTCTCAAGGAAAAAGATAAAAATCTTGAAGGCTCAGACTACCGCGAGGGACTAGCAGCCGTTCTTTCTATTCTGGTTCCTGAAGAACACCTCCAGTTTGAAGGTCAGACCAAGGATAAACTGGGGAGTCCACTAGCTCGTCCGGTTGTGGATGGAATTGTAGCTGATAAGTTGACCTTCTTCCTTATGGAAAATGGTGAACTGGCTTCTAACCTTATTCGCAAGGCTATTAAGGCACGTGATGCGCGAGAGGCAGCCCGCAAAGCGCGTGATGAGAGCCGAAATGGTAAGAAAAACAAGAAAGACAAGGGCTTGCTATCTGGTAAATTGACCCCAGCCCAGTCTAAAAATCCTGCCAAGAATGAACTCTATCTAGTCGAAGGTGACTCTGCCGGTGGTTCTGCTAAGCAAGGTCGTGACCGTAAATTCCAAGCTATCCTACCTCTTCGTGGTAAGGTCATCAATACAGCCAAGGCTAAGATGGCGGATATCCTTAAAAATGAAGAAATCAACACCATGATTTATACCATCGGTGCGGGTGTGGGAGCAGACTTCTCTATTGAAGATGCCAACTATGACAAGATCATTATCATGACCGATGCGGATACCGACGGTGCCCACATTCAGATCTTGCTCTTGACATTTTTCTACCGCTACATGCGTCCGCTAGTTGAGGCAGGACATGTCTATATCGCCCTTCCGCCTCTTTACAAGATGTCCAAAGGCAAAGGCAAGAAAGAAGAAGTGGCCTACGCTTGGACGGACGGAGAGCTAGAAGAACTTCGTAAGCAGTTTGGTAAAGGCGCTACGCTCCAACGCTACAAGGGACTTGGTGAGATGAACGCGGACCAACTCTGGGAAACAACCATGAATCCAGAAACCCGCACTCTTATCCGTGTCACGATTGAAGACTTAGCACGCGCCGAACGCCGTGTCAATGTCCTCATGGGAGACAAAGTCGAACCACGCCGTAAATGGATTGAAGACAATGTCAAGTTTACGCTGGAGGAAGCGACAGTGTTTTAA